A genomic stretch from Theobroma cacao cultivar B97-61/B2 chromosome 4, Criollo_cocoa_genome_V2, whole genome shotgun sequence includes:
- the LOC18602400 gene encoding uncharacterized protein LOC18602400 produces the protein MEVESSGSTNAKSMDERASSAARALRRRRKCRNICFAVMAVLLFIIVLIVILAFTVFKAKRPVTTIDSVSLANLKFSLDLVRLQVLLNASLDVDLSIKNPNKVAFKYTDSSAQLNYRGQQVGEVPIPAGKMPADATVPMNLTLTLMADRLLSDSQFFSDVSGGELPLNAFARIPGKVNVLNLFKIHVVSSTSCDFTVFLSNSTVGDQDCKYKTKL, from the coding sequence ATGGAGGTGGAATCATCAGGAAGCACGAATGCGAAATCAATGGATGAACGAGCCAGTTCAGCCGCCAGGGCCCTCAGGCGCAGGCGTAAATGCAGAAACATCTGTTTTGCCGTGATGGCTGTTCTGTTATTCATCATAGTCCTGATAGTGATCCTAGCTTTCACCGTTTTCAAGGCCAAACGCCCCGTCACGACTATCGACTCTGTCTCCTTAGCCAACCTGAAGTTTTCCCTGGATTTGGTCAGACTGCAAGTGTTGCTGAATGCTAGCCTGGACGTGGATCTTTCAATCAAAAACCCAAACAAAGTTGCGTTCAAGTACACCGACTCGTCTGCCCAGTTGAATTACAGGGGCCAGCAGGTAGGCGAGGTTCCAATTCCAGCTGGCAAGATGCCTGCAGATGCAACGGTTCCCATGAACTTGACGCTGACTCTCATGGCGGATCGATTGCTCTCGGATTCCCAGTTTTTCTCTGATGTTTCGGGTGGTGAATTGCCTCTCAACGCTTTTGCTAGGATTCCAGGCAAGGTTAATGTGTTGAATCTGTTTAAGATTCATGTTGTTTCGTCCACTTCCTGCGATTTTACTGTCTTTTTATCTAATTCAACTGTTGGGGACCAAGACTGCAAGTATAAGACAAAACTGTAA
- the LOC108661615 gene encoding E3 ubiquitin-protein ligase RNF144B-like, producing MGNTLQKLPQNQKAQISESPSQKGEISKSQEPDSDFTCEICIENVSADNKFKNRSMCKHDFCSDCIAKYIEAKVLEYNISNISCPALNCDFSLDPISCRPVISNRLFNKWCDLLCSATVLEYYSDRSVYCPYRDCSALIVNECNDKVDKSTCPNCKKKFCFQCKSPWHAGYGCREKGMFRDKNDVLAGQLIEKMNWTRCPKCRNAVERNSGCLLIYCRCGHAFCHACGKEISPTQRTFIRQPCCEKMRRYEIRHLTFFTILLIIIIFLFVQTY from the exons ATGGGAAACACGCTGCAAAAGCTCCCACAAAACCAAAAAGCTCAAATATCCGAATCACCAAGCCAAAAAGGTGAAATATCCAAATCACAAGAGCCTGATTCAGACTTCACATGTGAAATTTGCATCGAAAATGTCAGTGCAGACAACAAGTTCAAGAACAGAAGCATGTGCAAGCATGATTTCTGCTCCGACTGCATAGCCAAATATATTGAAGCGAAGGTGCTGGAATACAATATCTCCAATATCAGCTGCCCCGCGCTCAACTGCGATTTTTCACTGGACCCGATATCTTGCAGACCTGTCATCTCAAACCGTCTCTTCAACAAATGGTGCGATCTTCTCTGCAGTGCAACTGTTTTAGAGTACTACTCTGACAGGTCCGTTTACTGCCCATATCGAGATTGCTCGGCTTTGATTGTGAACGAGTGCAACGATAAGGTAGACAAGTCGACCTGTCCGAATTGCAAGAAGAAGTTTTGTTTTCAATGCAAGAGTCCATGGCATGCGGGTTATGGATGTAGAGAGAAGGGAATGTTCAGAGATAAGAACGATGTTCTAGCTGGGCAGTTGATAGAAAAAATGAACTGGACTAGGTGCCCTAAGTGTAGAAATGCTGTGGAGCGAAACAGTGGCTGTCTATTAATATACTGCAG ATGTGGGCATGCGTTTTGCCATGCATGCGGAAAAGAAATCAGCCCTACTCAACGAACATTTATTCGACAACCTTGCTGCGAGAAAATGCGTCGGTACGAAATTCGTCATTTGacattttttacaattttattaataataattatatttttattcgtTCAAACTTATTAG
- the LOC18602403 gene encoding probable E3 ubiquitin-protein ligase ARI3 encodes MGNTLQKLPQNQKAEISEPPSQQDEISESQEPDSDFTCEICIEIVSANNKFKNRSMCKHDFCSDCIAKYIEAKVLEYNIANISCPALDCEFSLDPISCRPVISNHLFNKWCDLLCSATVLEYYSDRSVYCPYRDCSALIVNECNDKVDRSTCPNCKKKFCFRCKSPWHAGYGCREKRTFRDKNDVLAGQLIEKMKWTRCPKCGNAVERKGGCMLIDCRCGNLFCHACGKEINRSPPTIFFTGVRQACCTQVRRFELLFLTFRLIVISVLFLSFIILIVRIS; translated from the exons ATGGGAAACACGCTGCAAAAGCTCCCACAAAACCAAAAAGCTGAAATATCCGAACCACCAAGCCAACAAGATGAAATATCCGAATCACAAGAGCCTGATTCAGACTTCACATGTGAGATCTGCATCGAAATTGTCAGTGCAAACAACAAGTTCAAGAACAGAAGCATGTGCAAGCATGATTTCTGCTCCGACTGCATAGCTAAATATATTGAAGCGAAGGTGCTGGAATACAATATCGCCAATATCAGCTGCCCCGCCCTTGACTGCGAGTTTTCACTGGACCCGATTTCTTGCAGACCTGTCATCTCAAACCATCTCTTCAACAAATGGTGCGATCTTCTCTGCAGTGCAACTGTTTTAGAGTACTACTCTGACAGGTCCGTTTACTGTCCCTATAGAGATTGCTCAGCTTTGATCGTGAACGAGTGCAACGATAAGGTAGACAGGTCTACCTGTCCGAACTGCAAGAAGAAGTTTTGTTTTCGATGCAAGAGTCCATGGCATGCGGGTTATGGATGTAGGGAGAAGAGAACGTTCAGAGATAAGAACGATGTTCTAGCTGGACAGTTGATAGAAAAAATGAAGTGGACTAGGTGCCCTAAGTGTGGAAATGCTGTGGAGCGAAAGGGTGGCTGTATGTTAATAGACTGCAG ATGTGGGAATTTGTTTTGCCATGCATGCGGAAAAGAAATCAACCGTAGTCCAccaacaatttttttcactgGCGTTCGACAAGCTTGCTGCACCCAAGTGCGTCGATTCGAACTTCTCTTTTTAACATTTCGTTTAATTGTAATATCGGTACtgtttttaagttttataattttaatcgttcgaatttcttaa
- the LOC18602404 gene encoding 2,3-bisphosphoglycerate-independent phosphoglycerate mutase codes for MRSSGQVSWRLEDHPKLPKGKTVAVVVLDGWGENKPDEFNCIHVAQTPTMDSLKQGAPEKWRLIRAHGTAVGLPTEDDMGNSEVGHNALGAGRIYAQGAKLVDLALASGKIYEGEGFKYISESFEKGTLHLIGLLSDGGVHSRLDQLQLLLKGASDHGAKRIRVHVLTDGRDVLDGSSIGFVETLENDLAKLREKGVDAQIASGGGRMYVTMDRYENDWNVVKRGWDAQVLGEAPHKFTNAVEAVKKLRENANDQYLPPFVIVDENKKAVGPIVDGDAVVTFNFRADRMVMLAKALEYEDFDKFDRVRFPKIRYAGMLQYDGELKLPSCYLVSPPEIERTSGEYLVHNGIRTFACSETVKFGHVTFFWNGNRSGYFKPEMEEYVEIPSDIGITFNVQPKMKALEIGEKARDAILSGKFDQVRVNIPNSDMVGHTGDIQATVVACKAADEAVKMILDAIEQVGGIYVVTADHGNAEDMVKRSKSGQPLYDKNGNLQILTSHTCQPVPIAIGGPGVAPGVRFRKDVPDGGLANVAATVMNLHGLVAPNDYEPTLIEVVDN; via the exons ATGAGGAGTTCAGGACAGGTGTCGTGGAGGTTGGAGGATCACCCTAAGCTTCCAAAGGGTAAGACCGTGGCCGTTGTTGTTCTCGATGGCTGGGGCGAGAACAAGCCCGATGAATTCAATTGCATCCATGTTGCCCAAACTCCCACCATGGACTCCCTCAAACAG GGTGCGCCAGAAAAATGGAGATTAATCAGAGCTCATGGAACTGCTGTAGGGCTTCCAACAGAGGATGACATGGGAAACAGTGAAGTTGGTCACAATGCTCTTGGTGCAGGGCGCATTTATGCCCAAGG GGCTAAGCTTGTTGATCTTGCTCTTGCCTCTGGGAAAATCTATGAGGGAGAAGGATTTAAGTATATAAGCGAATCTTTTGAAAAGGGAACTCTGCACCTGATTGGATTACTTAGTGATGGTGGTGTCCACTCCCGACTTGATCAATTGCAG TTGTTGCTGAAGGGAGCTAGTGATCATGGTGCTAAAAGAATTCGTGTTCATGTTCTCACTGATGGTCGTGATGTTTTGGATGGTTCAAGTATAGGCTTTGTGGAGACTCTTGAGAATGACCTTGCAAAATTACGTGAGAAAGGAGTTGATGCCCAGATTGCATCTGGTGGAGGCCGCATGTATGTCACAATGGATCGTTATGAG AATGACTGGAATGTTGTCAAACGAGGATGGGATGCTCAGGTTCTTGGTGAAGCCCCTCACAAGTTTACAAATGCTGTTGAAGCTGTGAAGAAATTGAGGGAAAATGCTAATGACCAGTACTTGCCTCCCTTTGTCATTGTTGATGAGAACAAGAAGGCTGTGGGCCCGATAGTAGATGGTGATGCTGTTGTTACTTTTAACTTCCGAGCAGATCGTATGGTTATGCTTGCCAAGGCACTTGAATATGAAgattttgataaatttgatCGTGTAAGATTCCCTAAAATTCGTTATGCTGGAATGCTTCAGTATGATGGCGAGTTGAAGCTTCCAAGCTGCTACCTTGTTTCTCCACCTGAGATTGAAAGAACATCCGGTGAATATTTGGTGCATAATGGTATCCGTACTTTTGCCTGCAG TGAGACTGTCAAATTTGGTCATGTCACTTTCTTCTGGAATGGAAATCGCTCTGGCTATTTCAAACCTGAAATGGAAGAATATGTGGAAATTCCAAGTGATATTGGCATTACTTTCAATGTTCAGCCAAAGATGAAGGCATTGGAGATAGGTGAAAAGGCTAGGGATGCAATTCTGAGCGGCAAATTTGACCAG GTACGTGTGAACATACCAAATAGTGACATGGTGGGCCATACAGGAGATATCCAGGCCACAGTTGTGGCATGCAAGGCTGCTGATGAAGCTGTCAAG ATGATCCTTGATGCCATAGAGCAAGTTGgtggaatatatgttgtgaCGGCAGACCATGGCAATGCTGAGGACATGGTGAAAAGGAGTAAGTCTGGCCAACCTCTTTATGACAAGAATGGCAACCTCCAGATACTCACCTCCCACACTTGTCAACCT GTACCTATTGCAATTGGAGGTCCAGGAGTGGCACCTGGTGTTAGATTCCGCAAGGATGTTCCTGATGGTGGACTTGCCAATGTGGCTGCAACCGTCATGAATCTCCATGGTTTGGTAGCTCCTAATGACTATGAGCCAACACTCATTGAAGTAGTTGACAACTAG